The DNA window CTAAAAATCATTTCCTatatattcattgataaagattatttatacaaatgctatcttcaattattatgtaaataaaaaaacttatatatagaAGCAAagaaatatgtataaatatatattaaaaaatctataatacaaaaattttaaagaaactaataattgtaaaaaaaatgagagataaagttgtaaaaaaaaCTCAAGGGCCAACACAATTACGAAAATCTCCTAAGTACTATTTTCATTTCTTGTAGATAATAAGGTTGGGTAGTGAACTCAAGAAACAGGATTCTAAGTAAGAAAAtactaattagaaaattttgaaaagatataAGAAAGAACATTACCCATAGAACAGCGACCATATCAGATCGGGTGATCTTGCTCTCTCTCTCAAGATCAAGAAGAACATCAACAAAGTATCCATGATTATTGTCATGATCAGTAACCTTGCTGTGATCGTCTATGATCTTTCTAACGAACGCATCCACTCTAGAAACTAGTTTCCTACTTCTCCTTCTCACACCTTGAACATCAAGCCACCCCAGAATTGGGAAATGATCGCTCCAATTGAATGTCCCTAGTAACTTGTATCCTTCACTTACAAATCCCTCTACTTCCAAACCGTCCCCATTTTCACCAAAATCATAATACTTTCCAAAAACGGTCATCATCATGTTATTCAATGAACCAAAGTGAAGAACTTGCTTGATCTCAACATCCCCTTTTAGCTCCATTTGTGTTTTTACCTGTGTAAAGAAAGACTcgtttataactaattaattgtCTTTTATACTCATATCATTTAAAGAAATGGAGTATTCTTACTTGTGTGATCATCTGATTACAGATCTCCTTACGGAATCCTTCGGCACAAGCTATTTTCTTGGGGCTAAACATGTAAGTGGCTGAAATCCTTCTTAGCTCCCTCCAGTATTCTCCAAAAGGAGCAAATCCCATTGCCCGATTAAACAGGAGCTCGTAAGCGGATTCCTTAATGGGTCGATCAGCGAAGGCAGAACTGCTGAGAATGTCCTTAGCCGAACCCGGATCACTTGAAATAACAAAACGGGTGAACCCAACCGAAAAGGCCATTAGTGGAACAGCCTTTAAGGTTTGAGAAAGATGTGCAAGTTTTCTATGAGTCAAAGAACTCATAAAAGTGAAAATGAGTCCGATGAGGGGGAATCCTGAGGGTCCGGGAATGGGGGCACCGGTTTTTGCTTTGGAAAGAGCCCATGCAAGACCACCCGGGACTAGCCAGAATCTGAAAACAGCGGTTAGGATAGCGAGAAAGAGGAAAAGTTGGACGCTGAGCAAGGTGGAGGAGGAGTCATCTGTTAGAACAAAGAGACCTACTCCagaagacatttttttttttgttaagagaGAGATATGAATGTATGAAGTGATGATGATAGAAGGAAGGGGGTAGTCGTATTTATAGGGAGAaaccaaatataattttgaaatttgataacattcaatttatttaaaatgaaattaaactaaacaattttatagttataattaaaaggAGAACTCACTCAAAAGTTTTATGATTAACTAAATTCCaaagaatgaaaatattaatttttaaagcaTCTCTTAAAGAatcaaattaaagattttttattttctttaacatcTTAAGAGTCTAGTCAGCTCCACGTTATTATTATCGGGACTCATTAAAATCTCTGAAAAAAGCAGAGCCATGCAAAcgatgtaaatattttaatatttttttagactaCTCTACAAAAACAGAAGCCATGCAAAggatgtaaatattttaatatttttttcggACTACTCTACAAAAACAGAAGCCATGCAAGGATGCACGTAGTTAATTTTCTCTGAGCCAGAGACATGCAAGGATGCACGTAGTTAAATTTCTTCATACATGACAGACCTCTCTGGCCTCCAGAAAAAACCTCTCTGGCCTCCACCAAAAggatgtaaatattttaatatttttttttaaactgcTCTACAAAAGCAGAGCCATGCAAAGAGGCACGTAGTTAATTTTCTCTGAGCCAGAGCCATGCAAGGATGCACGTAGTTAAATTTCTTCATACATGACAGACCTCTCTGGCCTCCAGAAAAAACCTCTCTGGCCTCCACCAAAAACACTTGTCATGTATTATGGCCCACATATTTACCATGGGCGGATTCAAGTATATGGTGGGTGGTACAAATTCTCAAAAAGATGGATTAATGGATTTAGAGATTGAAATCAGTTACAACCATTGAAGACACAAGATTGGTGTCAATTTAACAAACTGAGTCTTGGATTGTTTTGCTACTGTGTCTGTccatttttagaattttcatgtattaattaatcggaattatatatatatatattataatatctgGTTGAAATATGTTTcataattatttgattgatgatagagagataaacttaaaattatgttgatttgtatttatgtttagtgtaatttatttttattgtatgtCTAACTctaatgttaaatatttaaccTAATATTGTTCTATGCATACACTATTCTAAATCCTCTCTATAGATAGGGATCCGAACTCAAATAATGATGGatacaacaaaaatatttttgtctaATAACAATTTTGAGAGCTTCTTGAGTGTTATGATGAATGTGAGTACAACGTGAGAGACACAAACTAACATTTGACACTAAAATGAGTTCTTCGAAGAATCTTGATGAGTCTTAGAGCATTTTTTAATTGACTTTGATCATCTTTTTATGTAACTACATGGTTTGACATTGATGACTTTGAAAGAATAATGCATTAGATGTTCACCTAACTTTAAACATCGTCATAGGCGCCCATGACTCCGTTATGCGGGGTTAATactctcttttattaaaatcaaataaataaacttaaatatattagttgtGTCATTATTGTATTTGgagattaaattaaaagaaatatgtaGTCCAATAATAATTGTTGATGTTTGATAAGAAGGAGAAACAATTTCGAACAAAAACCAGTTTTTTAAGCCTATCAAGGTAAATGTTATACCAcagaaatttgaaaaacatcATAACCTCACAAAGGAGTCTTTATGGAATAAAGACTCAATAAAGTGAAGTCACATAAATTCTATCATAATCCAATCATAAATGTGACTATGATTCTTAagattaagattttaattttatttatttcattttaaaagcatccattaattataataatgtttcttatcctttttttttctatgaGCTCTTTAAGATCAAATTATTTCTTCAAACTtcgaaatttaaaaaatttactttCAAAAAGTACATTTGAAAATGTCCTTATAactagataaatattttttttataattaaagtaGAACTAACATTACACTCTACCGACATGTAGATAATCAATtatagaagaagaaattgacatcattaatgaaataatacaaacaaaataaatgagatTTTGAAAACTATATTCaaactttatcaaaatatataattatccaAAGTGTTCAATAATTTCAAAACCAAAACCCATATTTtaatactaggggcatttttatcaaaataaaaatgaataaaactaaaataaaataacgtTATTTTGAAAATGCACATGTTTTGAACTAAGTTCGGAcctgatttttcttttatgagaatacgtagGCAGTCTACAATATTTTTGGTCCaataaaaccaaaacaaaaaattcaaacataGTAATCATAACTACGTTTGATCCTAATTTTTCTTTGTTATGAGAAATCTTAGGCAACCTAATACTAGGCTCGGTCccaataaattcaaaataacaaaaactctATTTCAACACTAAAGGGAATTcttattaagataaaaaatggttcaaaactaaacaaaaaaacaatgaCACCTTTATCAACTCTCATGAAAATTGAACCCGATCTTTCTATGTTATGAGATTACGTAAGCAATCTCACATAAGGTgcagttaaaaaaaatatgttttattcacAACTTCAAGGAATAACGATGACCTTTAAACCCTCTAGCTTAAAGGCGCTTAGtggaaaaagataaaatttggaATAATGATTcaagaaatgagaaaaatatgGGAAAAGTCATATGTTCCATTTATTTTCTCTAGACGAGTCAATGTAACTATGTGGGATCAGTGTTACCAATAGAGACTCGGGTCTGATAATTGTTAACAACTTACGATAAATTCTTCGATAATAATCATGTGATGGATTAATATCTGTttatattcttcgcaaatcttccaaattcttgaaacagattcaagtgaagaagtgttcgtcggatgtGAAGCTTTACATAACTAAATGTAGAATGgcaaaaagtaaagaacaccAGGATTTATGGATGCTCTAAAATAAAACttctacatcaccccttcttccacaaccggaagaatatccactaaatactttgaatcaaatacaattcaaTGATCTAGCTAGCTCTCGGTTGAACAAAacagactttgttcaacttacagcacTTACAGCACTGAAGTTTCTCATAGAAAAGACTGTATGCAATTACAGTGTGATCACAGCTAGATAGTAAgagagatgtttgatttcagaaACTTTCTTTGAATGAAGAATGAGTGGGAGAGTTCGACCATTGCCCTTGAAGCTCCATATATAGTTAAAGTACACCAACGATCGAATATTCTTAGAAGACACATGGCATGTGTCTTTTGGACGGTCgcctatagtacgagagtacaatAGACTCTAAGTAATttgatcgtggccgtaccaaataggtagtgcgccgaatatcctctaatctTGTTTTGTactagaaatatatatttaagagatatCCGCGTAAGTGGAATTAATTCATTGGATATAATTAGCTGGCTTGTTAGACTGCATAGAAGTATGTGGAGAAGACAGTAGAAAGATCGTGGTTTGACAAATGTTTTCTTCAGACGGTTGCTAAAGTAAGGCATTAGACATTCTTCTTTAAACCACATCTAAAGgtgttagacgtcctcgtctaactacgcattcctttagactgcgtctaaaggagttaaacatcctcgtctaactatgcttccttttagacaatgtctaaaggagttagacgacctcgtctaactacgcttccctttagacatcgTCAAAAGGAGTTACACAatctcatctaactacgcttccctttagagaacgtctaaagaagttagacgtcttcGTCTTactacgcattcctttagaccacatctaaagagTTACACGTCGCCTAACTATGCTTCTCTTTAGATAGCGTCTAAAGGGgttagacgacctcatctaactatgataccctttagactgcgtctaaaggagttagacggccttgtctaactatgcttccctttagacaacgtcaaaaggagttagacgtcctcgtctaacaacgcttccctttagacttcgtctaaaagagttaaaggtcctcgtctaactacgcactCTTTAagaccgtgtctaaaggagttagacgtcatcgtctaactacgcttccctttagacaacgtctaaaggagttagaagaCCTCTTCTAattacgcttccctttagacaacgtctaaagaagttagacgttctcgtataactacgtattccattagaccgcgtctaaaggagttagacgtcctcatctaactacgctttcctttagacaGTGTCTataggagttagacatcctcgtctaactacgcatttctttagaccacgtttaaaggagttagacatcctcttctaactacgtttccctttagacatcgtctaaagtagttagacgtcctcgtctaactatgcttctctttagaccgcgtctaaacgagttagacaacctcgtctaactacgtttttctgtagaccacgtctaaaagagttagacgtcctcgtctaactacgtttccctttagacctcgtttaaaggagttataagtcctcgtctaactatgtttccctttagacatcgtttataggagttagacgacatTGTGTAACTATGATTCCCTTTAAacatcgtctaaaggagttaaacgacCTTGTCttactacgtttccctttacaCCGCATCGAAATGATttagacgaccttgtctaactatgtaAGACATCTAAGATACCCTAGTTTAGATCGCGTCTAAGGTAGCACTGTCTTTAGATTTGTTTCTTCACAAAATAAATAGACCACTCagctttattcacaactaaatTTAACATAGATTATCAAAATAATGACaacattaaataaacttattccctagtttattttttcaaagtaatttgacccaaaaatttctccctttttgatgatgttaaaacttagttaaaagattagaaaaaggaacataatcaataaacaacaaaagtttatatatattagcatAAGATCTGGGgaagataaatatttaataaagatTGTCCATAAACTACAAAAGATGGGTCTTTTCCTATCCATTTCTATTCTTGATTCCCCTTGAGTCTCATGCCActtctttccccctttttgacaTCATCGGAAAGGAAGGAGTCTTAATCGGCTCTTTGAGCTCTTTGAAGTGTTCGATTTCTTCTCTTTAGCTTTAGTCTTCCTACCCTAAGAATACAGTCAAGAACTCTTTGATAGTCCAGGACTCTAGAGGACTTAATTAGGACCCCATGGTCAACATTTTGAAGGACATAAGGGAGCAGCATGCTGAGCGGGGCAGTATACCCAGGTGGCCTCCCCCCTTGGATAAGTAGAGATCATCTCCACCAAATTTTTGAAAAGGATTTTCGACTAGTTGATTGTTGTTCTCCTAGTAATAGCAATCATTATTTCGAATAGCTTTTTTGAGTAGAAGTTGGAGACGCCCTTAGCCAAAAGGGCAATGGAGATAATATCGTCAAGGATGGAGAACTCAACTTTTAATGCAGACTTTGGTCCATGAGAATGGACATGGATATGATTCCCTTAGGAAGATGTGTCTAAGAAGGCAAGCCTCATTTTTGATAAGATTTCATCAGAAGATGTGGGGAACTCAGTTAACCCCTCCGTCGAGAGATTGAAGAATTGAGCGAAAGATTCTTCACAAAACCAAGCATGATCTTCAAAAAAATTTGCCACGACAATCCTTTTGTCGTATTTCATTTCAAAGTTAAAGAATTTATGAACTTCAGGTTCATGAATGATGACAGGTTCTCCAAGGAATTTCTTTAATTCCGAAGTTTTAAGAGTATCGAACATTGTGACCATTTCTGGAATAATCAAAGTGGATACGGAATCGAAGTCCACTTGATAAGTGGATGAAGCAAGATAgatcatttcttaattaaagaACGAGTAGAGGGAGTGCTAAAGGGTTTAGACACCTAATAGTCATAAGAGTTTTtcttagtgagagaaattaAAACACGTATTCAAAATCACATAGAAGATAAATGGTCTGTTTAGATGAATTACTCTTTATACGGTATGACTGACAACGGCTTAATAAAATGATCATAATAAATTGAACCGTCATTTAATGTATAAAAGCGTTTTCCCAATAATAGTCATGATTAAAAGACGTCAATTAAAAGCTATCATGAAATCTATCATAATTTAAGAAGGTGGAAGGACATAAGCCTTCagatatattagtcatatttttaacattgaaagacacgtgtcttcaagttatttgaGATATGACTTTTCACTTTCTGGGCGAGAAATGTACATAAACAGCTTATGAAACGATGAACAATTGTCCTATGGTTGAAGATGAATCGTCTGAGGgtacacgtagttagacatctaACAAGCTATCTACATACCTTACGTCTATGCTGGGTAGGCGTCTGTTTAGACGGCGTCTAATCACGCACGTCTAAAGGCACTTTAGACGTCtatttagacgacgtctaactatgcgCGTGTACAGGCGCTTTTGACATCTATCTAACAAGTAAACGTCTAACCAGACTTAGTTTGCAAGTTTCTTAAGCAAGTATTCGTCTAAGTATGGAGTTCCTTTAGACGACTGATCTGACcaattaagacctctgtctaCATATGTCTGTCCAGTAATTAAGACAACAAATTCCCCTTCAATTCATGCacatataattaaatcaatttaatttagatcaacaagtcctaagatatttctaaagtaaaaaaact is part of the Impatiens glandulifera chromosome 1, dImpGla2.1, whole genome shotgun sequence genome and encodes:
- the LOC124941782 gene encoding cytochrome P450 78A5-like, encoding MSSGVGLFVLTDDSSSTLLSVQLFLFLAILTAVFRFWLVPGGLAWALSKAKTGAPIPGPSGFPLIGLIFTFMSSLTHRKLAHLSQTLKAVPLMAFSVGFTRFVISSDPGSAKDILSSSAFADRPIKESAYELLFNRAMGFAPFGEYWRELRRISATYMFSPKKIACAEGFRKEICNQMITQVKTQMELKGDVEIKQVLHFGSLNNMMMTVFGKYYDFGENGDGLEVEGFVSEGYKLLGTFNWSDHFPILGWLDVQGVRRRSRKLVSRVDAFVRKIIDDHSKVTDHDNNHGYFVDVLLDLERESKITRSDMVAVLWEMIFRGTDTVAILLEWILARLVLHPDVQAKALSEIESTIGSSRAVMESDIPNLPYLQAIVKETLRMHPPGPLLSWARLAIHDTHVGQYFVPAGTTAMVNMWAIAHDKGIWSEPEEFRPERFIEQEVSVMGSDMRLAPFGSGRRVCPGKTMGLATVHIWLAVLLQNFEWVSKDDVDLTEVLKMSMEMKNPLVCKAVTRVF